Within Candidatus Eisenbacteria bacterium, the genomic segment CAAGACGAGGCAGGCGCCGGCTATGATGGAAGGCGATATCGCGCACTCCCGGAAACGGCCGCCAGGCCGGCCGGGGGAAGAAGGGAGGTGACCCGAATGCCGAGTTCCGATCTCCGCGGCAGATCATGTCGATGAGATGCCGCGGCCAGGCGCAGGTCTGCGCCTAAGACAGCGAACGAAACCGGAACGATGCGGATGCGGCGCATACCGGATTCGCGGTCGCCCCTCGCGACCCGATCCTGACGCGGCCCACCCCCCGTTTCTCTCCATGAGGTGACAATCCGCCGGGCCCCCGCCCGGCTGAAGGGGAACAGACGCGTGCCACCCAAAGACTACACCCAGATGTGGACTGATCTCGGCCTGGACCTCGAAGCCCATGCGGGCCTGATGAACGTCCTCGGATCCTTCTACACCGACATCTACCTGACCCAGACGAACCGGCCCAAGGGGATGGAGTACCTCGACTTCGTGATCTCCGAGGTCCATGGGCTGCGCATCGAGGAACTCCTGGCCGCCAAGGCCCAAGGCCGCAAGGTCATCGGCGCATTCTGCCTCTACGTGCCGGAGGAGATCCTCATCGCGGCCGACGCCGTCAGTGTCGGCCTCTGCGCGGGGGCGGACATAGGAACGGCGCAGGCGGAGCAGGTCCTTCCACGAAACACATGCGCCCTGATCAAGTCCTTCTTCGGCTTCAAGCTGGCCGGCCTCTGCCCCTATGTCGAGGCCTGCGACTTCGTCATCGGCGAGACGACCTGCGACGGGAAGACCAAGGCCTACGAGATCTTCAACCAGTACAAGGAGACGTTTGTCCTCGAGGTTCCGCACACCAAGTCGCCTGCCGCGACGAAGCTGTGGCGGAGCGAGATCGGCCGCCTCGTCGAGAAGGTAGAGACCGCGGCGGGCAAGAAGATCACGGCCGCGAACCTCCTGAAAGCGATCGAGACGGTCAACGCCAAGCGCGCCGTCCTCGGTCGCCTGAACCTCCTGCGCGCCGCCGATCCAGCTCCGATCTCGGGGAGGGACGCGCTC encodes:
- a CDS encoding 2-hydroxyacyl-CoA dehydratase, yielding MWTDLGLDLEAHAGLMNVLGSFYTDIYLTQTNRPKGMEYLDFVISEVHGLRIEELLAAKAQGRKVIGAFCLYVPEEILIAADAVSVGLCAGADIGTAQAEQVLPRNTCALIKSFFGFKLAGLCPYVEACDFVIGETTCDGKTKAYEIFNQYKETFVLEVPHTKSPAATKLWRSEIGRLVEKVETAAGKKITAANLLKAIETVNAKRAVLGRLNLLRAADPAPISGRDALLINQVAFYDDPVRFTKKIGELCDELEARVAAREGVAPKGTPRVLLSGCPMAIPNWKVPFLVEKNGAVIVGEESCVGERGTRNLVDLTGVDISDRDAILDRIAERYFKIDCAVFTPNADRNLHVREMSARNHAGGVIHYAIQFCTPYLMEAHGMEQTAREMEIPLLRLETDYSMEDAPQLETRIQAFLEMIR